The window AGAGTAAAGAATCTTATCCTATGGTGTTTTTCTCAGGCATTAAAAATCTTTTCCGATGCCCGCCCCCCTGGGATCTATAAACCAGACTATATTGATGCTTTATACACGTTTTATCACGAAATAAAACCTGAGAGTGTTATTTGCCCATCAACTCCGGAATGGAAGAGGTCTACCGAGCTTGATTTAAATGGTGAAGCTGTtccagatgatgatgatgatgatggcggACCGGCTGGTCCTGTGCAGGTAATCTCGGTGCTAACAGATGATCGTTTATTTAGCTGatcacatatatacatatactgtCATTTCAATGATATTCCTGCCCGTTTCCTCAAGCTTTATGCATGCCTTATTCATTGTTAATTAGAGAAACCATCTGAAGAACGGCTCATTCCTGAATTCCAGCTTCAGAATCGTTATATCTATGCCATTTTACCATTTACTAGCGATCTTTGAAACACTGGTTCTCTAAAGAAAGTTAGCTTTTCAGAACACTCATGAATTAATCTTTATCAAGTATGGTGCATATTGTTGGTTAAGTTGAGACTATCCAAGGCTGATAAAACTCATAAAGTGCTCAtctgttattggtttatagttATTTTACTGCTTACTGTTTCAGGAAGAACCCCATCAGGTGGAAGTCAAGATGTCAAATGATGACGTTTTGGGTGATGAAATACCCCCTGACCAGGAGGAAGGTTACCGGCACTTCTTTTATAGGATGCTATCGCTGAATATTGGGGTAGGGATTTTGAAATCTTGTTATATGATGTCCACACATAATATTATGTAGTTGAATCGATGAGTGTCTCACAATTGATGTTCAGTTTCTTGTCGCTTTGGTGTAAATGATTATTGTCTCGTGATTGATGTCTCTTATTCTGTTGTTGCTCGTCCATTTATTCGGATGCtacttgagaaaatttcaacAGTAGGATGTACTAATTTGAAATTAGAACCGCATCTTCATCATCTTGGTACCcatttttttgtgaatttgaaAGAAGTATCCCTAAGCTTTTTAGGTTCTTTTCTCCCATTGACTTTGGTTTCGTTATAAATCCGAAAAATAGCTTATTATTTCGTTTCTGTTAGTTATTTTCTTTTGGCTCGCGTAGTATACTTCTCCTCAGATGGCTAGGTCGACaagattaaatttttgtttcGGTATCCTTATATCTTCATCTTTTCTTCATTGATGGAATCTAACATGTGCTTGCTGAACTATTTTATCTACTCTAGGGAAGAGGATGTTCGCAATTTCCAGGTTCACACCCTGTATCCTTAAACAGGTATGACTATCTGCGTTACCATTTGACCATGTCGGGCACTGGTGCATCCCCTAAGTTTCGGACCCAACAAATCCATCTCGTTTGCGATTCtcaatttttaatttacttGTTCTAATACAGGGATAATTTGCAACTCTTGAGACAGCGGTACTATTATGCAACATGGAAGGCTGATGGAACGCGATACATGATGCTGCTAACCATGGATGGATGTTATTTAGTAGATAGGAGCTTTAGGTTCCGAAGAGTACAAATGCGGTTCCCCTTCAAACACCCAACTGAAGTGAgtggtttttttttatctttgataGTGTGTAtcgttatatatatacaaatcctGTTTCTTTCTTATGTAATTTTATTTGGTTGCCAGGGCTTATCTGATAAAGTGCATCACTTCACATTGCTTGATGGAGAAATGATTATAGATACCTTGCCAGATAAACAAAGGCAGGAGAGGAGATATCTAATCTATGATATGGTAGCAATCAACGGTCAATCAGTTGTAGAGGTTGGAACTGTCTTTCTTTCTTCGATCTTTAATGGCTGGATTGGTTCCCTTGTTTTAATTGGCTCAGTGGGATTAGCTCAAGATTTGAGTATGTATTGAAGCACATCGTAAGCACTGTAGCTGTCATTACCCTCATAAGAGAATATTGTAGAAATCGAGCAGTATTTAGATCAGGACTTACTGTGACTCTCTTAAAATGTTTATTGGTTGTTTTTCATGTCTGATATGTTTTGTGATGCAATAAATACTCCGggaattattaatatatatgatcCCTATGCTCATATGGAGCATATGATACCAATGGCTTACTGAATTTATTGCAACACTAAACATAATTTGTCGTAGCTGTCTCGGAGAGTAAGGCTTGACATAATCTGTTTACCATCATTCACAGCTGTCATTGGTATAGAGTATTCTCGAGTTGTGTTTGGCTTGCTGTATTACGTGTCATTTGCTTAAGATACTAATGCTAAGTTGCACGATTTATATGGATCAGCGGCCTTTCTATGAAAGATGGAAGATGCTCGAGAAGGAGGTGATAGATCCCCGAAATCATGAGAAGGCAAGAAGTCATATCTACAGATATGATCTTGAGCCTTTTAGGGTGCGTACTAAGAGTTACATTATTCTTTCTCATGCCATTTCCCATTGTTACAATTCCTTTTCCCCTGTATAATTGTTAATGGAGCTGGTACCTATTTTCTTGCCTAGGTACGGAGAAAGGATTTTTGGTTGCTTTCTGCGGTTGAGAAGGTTTTGAAGGGTTTCATTCCATCACTTTCACATGAAGCCGACGGTCTGATCTTTCAGGTAACTATGGGACCGAAAGAGGATCTCGGATGTTAGACTTTAGGACCAAAGCCATTTAGCTCTGGTACAGCTTCTTAATAAATAACTGAAATCTGCTTTTCTGTTAACAGGGCTGGGATGACCCTTATGTTGCCCGTACCCATGAAGGTCTACTGAAGTGGAAGTATCCAGAAATGAACTCGGTTGACTTTCTATACGAACAGGATGAGAGTGGCAGGGGAATGCTTTCCTTGTTTGAAAGGGGGAAGAAGAAGCATATGGATGGAAATAATGTTGTTTTTAGAGGTGTGTATGGTGTTATCTCTGCTTATATTTGTTGATAGTAGTGAACACCATTTATCATATATTACTCCATTATTTCTGAGAACTACTAGCTGCTAATACTAAAACTGCAACAGATGATTCAGACCCGGCCGAGTACTCTGGGAAGATTGTAGAGTGTTCTTGGGATCAGGATGAGCAAGTTTGGGTTAGCATGCGGGTCAGGGTCGATAAATCAACGCCAAATGATATCAACACTTATAGAAAGGTCAGTACTTCCTGTCTTACCTCCCTTTATATGATTGATTGTATTCTTTAGATCCAAATCCTCAGTTGTGACATTACTGTATGATGATCATACTTTGCTTACGAACTTTCCACTCGtcctttgtgttttctttcGTATCTCTCTCATTGTTCATGTCTCAAACAAGGGTTTTAGCTTTCTTACCTATATGTCAGTGTTACCTGGTGTGATGACCCATTGTGAATGTTGAAATAGGTGATGAGAAGCATAAAGGACAACATCACAGAGGAAGTGTTGCTGCAGGAGATAAGGGAGATCATCCGTTTGCCTATGTACGCGGACCGTATTCAGATGGATAGCAAAGCCGCGCGCCGCAGATGAAACAGCATAGGCTGTATGCTAACACTGTACGTAAGAAGAAAGAAGGAGCTCTGCTTTTTCTTAGGATGTGTGGTTTGTTTCGAGAAGCTTTAGGGTTTTTATAATGAATCCGATTCCGTTTGGCATATGTGATGATGGTTTAAGGTGTGTGTTTATGTTTAGATGAAGAAGATGTTGTAATGGTACAAGTCATAGCACTTAGGAGGATATATAATGTTGTAATCTTTAGTATTAGTATCatattgttattggttttattttaCTTCAGAAGAAAGAATGGTTGCTCATTTTTCTCATAGATGAAGTATTGTTGTTCCCACTCCTTCACTCACATTTACATTATACGGAAAATTTACGAAAAATGTGTTGACCCCACAACCATTCTAAGTGAAGAAAAAGTGGTGGTGTttcttatatatgtaattaAACAGCGTGTCGTTTCGCTGACCGAAgttatacaacaattttatatCAAAACGGCAAGAAGTTACTCTTTCCCAGCGTCACTCGATTTCGCCGGTCCGCTGCGATCAGCTTCTCCTTCTCGATCTCTCCACCTCAATCCCTAAAACCCCAATTCTGTAATTGCATTCAGTTCCCTCGTACCTGGATCGGCTCCAAGGTAATCGTCTGGAGTGTGATCATATGAAAACCCACACGCGACGGTGTTTGCTGAGGTTTTTCCTCTTCCTGATCTTATCGAATCCCTCTTATGGGGAAAACAAGTTCAGAGAGCGTAAAGCCACCGATGACGAGCAGGGATACCCCGAAATGTAAGTTTCGATCTGTATTGAGCTCTGTGTAGACTTGTGCGTATTTAGCTTTGATTGTTAGGAGATACGTTTCCTTGCTCTTACGAGGTTTGGTTTCGTTGTGGCAGTGATGAAGATGCTTTGTTGAATACTCAGTGCCCGAGGAAACTGGAGCTGCGATGGCAAACTGAAGTCACTTCTAGCGTTTATGCTACACCTTTGATTGCTGATATCAACAGGTATATATGATATAGCAATCATATATGATGGAATCTGAGTTTTTGATTAGGGATCATGAGTGTTGACctgattttggtttttttgttACAGTGATGGAAAGCTTGACATTGTTGTTCCATCTTTTGTTCACTACCTTGAAGTTCTTGAAGGTGCTGATGGAGACAAGATGCCAGGTACTTCGATATCTAGTGATGTAGAACCTCGAGAACTTTTTGTAATGTTACTGATGCCGCTTATGAAATGCTAGGTTGGCCTGCTTTTCATCAGTCAAACGTGCATTCAAGTCCTCTTCTATTTGATATCGACAAAGATGGTGTTAGAGAAATTGCTCTGGCGACCTACAATGGCGAAGTGCTCTTCTTCAGGTAACTTTTACTCGCGGATGAtaactatatatacatatttttctgttttatgGGTTCGCATATGATACTTTCTTGTTTCCAGGGTATCAGGCTTTTTAATGTCAGATAAGCTAGAAGTGCCACGTAGAAAAGTGCACAAGAACTGGCATGTGGGTCTGAATCCTGACCCTGTTGACCGTTCACATCCTGATGTCCATGATGAACAGCTTGTGCAAGAAGCTATGGAGATGAAGTCAGCGACCACTCGTAAGTTTGTTTATCATATTGAGTTTCGACATCAGTTTTATAGTTTACTGCTTAAGTTATGCCCATCGTCCACAGTCTCTGTTTAGTTGAATTCGACGACACTTAGCTAGTCAGATTGGTTGTGTGGTTAGGTTAACTGAATGTGTAAAGCTTAGTTTCTGCTTGGACCATCTGCCTCAGCTTATCTGAa is drawn from Brassica rapa cultivar Chiifu-401-42 chromosome A05, CAAS_Brap_v3.01, whole genome shotgun sequence and contains these coding sequences:
- the LOC103870561 gene encoding mRNA-capping enzyme, with translation MVATMDLNASPQPEEDDEPYVRHLEDYSSRDDRIESAVEIARRERDERRKRMRYDKPTHNSQPAYRDQYYQNRNTKAYDRYKIPQGWLDCPPSGHEIGFLVPSKVPLNEAYNNHVPPGSRYSFKQVVHNQRIAGRKLGLVIDLTNTTRYYSTTDLKKEGIKHVKIACKGRDSVPDNVSVNTFVNEVNQFVLNLKHSKKYILVHCTHGHNRTGFMIVHYLMRSGPMNVTQALKIFSDARPPGIYKPDYIDALYTFYHEIKPESVICPSTPEWKRSTELDLNGEAVPDDDDDDGGPAGPVQEEPHQVEVKMSNDDVLGDEIPPDQEEGYRHFFYRMLSLNIGGRGCSQFPGSHPVSLNRDNLQLLRQRYYYATWKADGTRYMMLLTMDGCYLVDRSFRFRRVQMRFPFKHPTEGLSDKVHHFTLLDGEMIIDTLPDKQRQERRYLIYDMVAINGQSVVERPFYERWKMLEKEVIDPRNHEKARSHIYRYDLEPFRVRRKDFWLLSAVEKVLKGFIPSLSHEADGLIFQGWDDPYVARTHEGLLKWKYPEMNSVDFLYEQDESGRGMLSLFERGKKKHMDGNNVVFRDDSDPAEYSGKIVECSWDQDEQVWVSMRVRVDKSTPNDINTYRKVMRSIKDNITEEVLLQEIREIIRLPMYADRIQMDSKAARRR